The nucleotide sequence ATAATAAATACAAGACTGAGCCTTTTTCACTGCAGAACAAAGATGAGGATGTTAATTTTTGATATGGAATTAAAATCCTTCATGGAAGAAAAGAAAATAATATTGGATGATTATTTGAAAAAAGAGCTGCCTACTGATAATCAGGACCCTTCAATAATACATAAATCAATTAGGTATAGTGTTTTAAATGGGGGTAAGAGAGTACGCCCAATACTTACAATGATGGTTGCCGAATTATTAAATGGTGATTACAAAAAAGTATTACCAGCCGCCGCAGGAATTGAACTGATCCACACGTTTTCATTGGTACATGATGATTTACCTTGTATGGACAATGATGATTATCGCAGGGGAAAATTAACTAACCATAAAGTCTTCGGTGAGGCAATGGCAGTGCTTACCGGTGATGCTCTGTTGGTTATGGGCATGGATTTTATTTGCCGTAATGCTCAAGTAGAAGGAATTAGAAAAGATTCTGTACTGAAAGTGATAAATAATATATGTGAACTTCTTGGAACTCAAAAAATGTTAGGTGGCCAGGTCGATGATATAAGCTGGGCCAATAATAAAGGTGATGGCAGTTTTGTAGAAAGCATTTATCTGCGAAAAACATCAGCTCTAATCTGTGCAGCTTTAAAAACAGGCGCTTTTTTATTTGAAGCAACTGATGAACAGATAGAAGCTTTGAACAAGTACGGTGAGAATATTGGGTTGGCTTTTCAAATTACCGATGATCTACTTGATTTACAGGAAGATAATAAAATTGAAAGCAAACCTACTTACCCTGGGATATACGGTGTTCAAAAATCAAAAATTGCAGCACAAAAGTATTGCAGTGAGGCCAAAAAAAGCCTTTCAATTTTTGGAGAAAAAGCAAATCTATTTTATGAATTTGCTGATTCAATCGTGTATCGGAAAAAATAAATATTTTAATATTTACCAGACTGAAAATTAGGCTTTATCAAATAATTGTTATGATTAACTATACAATGTTAATATATTATAAAAATGAGTAATTAATTGAACCAATCGAAAGAGTTAACGGGAGGGAACATGCTAAGATCTTTTAACCGTAGATATGACGAGATTAGACCTATTACAATAACCCGTAATTATGTAAAGTATTCTGAGGGATCAGTTTTTATTGAAATGGGTGATAATAAAGTAATATGCACAGCAAGCGTTGAGGAAAAAGTGCCTCTTTTTTTAAGAGGAACTCAGCAAGGATGGATTACAGCTGAATATGCAATGATACCGAGAGCCAATCAGTTTCGCAATATAAGAGATTCAGTTAAAGGTAAAATAAATGGCAGGGCACAGGAAATACAGAGATTAGTGGGTCGTTCATTAAGAGCCATAACTGATCTTGAGGTGCTTGGTCCCAGAATGATTTGGATCGACTGTGATGTAATACAAGCCGATGGCGGAACCCGTACCACTTCAATTATTGGTGCTTTTATTGCTTTAATAGATGCTTTAAGATATTTAAAAGCCGAGAAAAAAATAGAAAGAATACCCATAAAGCAATTTCTTGGGGCAATAAGTGTAGGAATCGTTGAGGGCGAGATGCTTCTTGACCTTGAATATAAAGAAGATAGTAATGCACAGGTAGATATGAATGTAATTATGACTGAACGAAACGAACTAGTTGAAATACAGGGA is from Atribacterota bacterium and encodes:
- a CDS encoding polyprenyl synthetase family protein is translated as MRMLIFDMELKSFMEEKKIILDDYLKKELPTDNQDPSIIHKSIRYSVLNGGKRVRPILTMMVAELLNGDYKKVLPAAAGIELIHTFSLVHDDLPCMDNDDYRRGKLTNHKVFGEAMAVLTGDALLVMGMDFICRNAQVEGIRKDSVLKVINNICELLGTQKMLGGQVDDISWANNKGDGSFVESIYLRKTSALICAALKTGAFLFEATDEQIEALNKYGENIGLAFQITDDLLDLQEDNKIESKPTYPGIYGVQKSKIAAQKYCSEAKKSLSIFGEKANLFYEFADSIVYRKK
- the rph gene encoding ribonuclease PH, producing the protein MLRSFNRRYDEIRPITITRNYVKYSEGSVFIEMGDNKVICTASVEEKVPLFLRGTQQGWITAEYAMIPRANQFRNIRDSVKGKINGRAQEIQRLVGRSLRAITDLEVLGPRMIWIDCDVIQADGGTRTTSIIGAFIALIDALRYLKAEKKIERIPIKQFLGAISVGIVEGEMLLDLEYKEDSNAQVDMNVIMTERNELVEIQGTAEKKPFSKRNMYQLMELAENGINQVIEKEKEIVGEL